The genomic DNA GAGCTCTGCGGCCGGCTGCGAGTTGCAGCACCTCTTTCGTTCGGCCCGACGCACTTCGCGCCCGTCCTGTCTCAAATGGCGCGTCGGCACCCGCAACTACACGTCTACTCGTGCTACACCGACCGCTTCGTCGATCTCATCACCGAAGGCTTCGACTGCGCCATTCGGGTCGGCTACCTGTCGGATTCCAATCTCGTCGCCAGACGTGTCGGACCACTGTATGGAAAATTCGTCGCCAGCCCGGACTACATCGCGGCGAACGGTTCACCTGAGACGCCGGACGAGCTTCTCAACCATCAGGCTCTAATGCAAGGAACCGAAATCTGGCAGGTCACCGATGGAGACCAAGTTCTCAACATTCGGCCACAAGGACGCTTCAAGGCCGACAATGGCGTAGCGCTCCTTGCGGCCGCGTTGGAAGGGCTCGGGATAGCAAGACTCCCGAACGGCCTTACGGATGAACATATCTCCTCGGGTGCGCTCGTCGAGGTGATGCCACGCCACGCGCCGCCTCCAGCCGGCATCTTCGTCGTCAGGCCTCCCGGACAGCATCCGGCCAAGAAGGTTCGCGTGCTGACAGAGATGCTGATTGAATGCTTCGATTCCGGCTCGTAGAAAGCGCCTCGAATCTGTGGCGCAAGATGTTCTGAGTAAAACTCGCCCAGCCGCATTGCCGCCTGGCCCACATATTCAGGCAGCCGCGACAGGGAGATCGTCAACGGTGCTGTGAACTGCTCGCCTTTCGAAGAGCGAGCCCATAGGCTGCCATAGATCGACGTCGAGCTTGCTGCCTCCAGCCTTTCCAAGGAAGACAAACGGCCTTCGGCAGCGAGCGCGGAGAGTGAAGCCCGTAGCCGCGCTGAGGAGCGTAGAGCTGTGGCCCTGCAGGACTAGCGAACGCACCGACGAGAGCCGAAACAGCGGATACCTGGCCAGTTCCTCTTCGCGCAACACTCTGTCGCGATCGTCGTCACTACGGGAATCCCTGCGGAAGCACAAAATAAGCCGAACTGGTCGTCGAGGGCTTCTGCGCCTCCCGACCCTGCTGAAACTTGACTGTCAGTAACTGAAAGGACCAACATGATCGATCTAAGCGGAAAGCGCGCCTTGATCACCGGCGGCTCGCGCGGCATCGGTGCAGCAATTGCCGAGGCGCTTGCCGATAACGGAGCCGACGTGGCGTTCACCTATCAGCATTCGGTTGAGAAGGCTGAGGCGGTGGCAAAAAATATTGAAAGCCGCGGCCAGCGCGCGTTTGCCATCCAGGCCGACAGCGCCGATCCGAACGCAATAGCTCGAGCGGTAGAAAAAGCCGTGTCTGCGCTCGGCGGGCTCGACATCCTTGTCAACAGCGCAGCTATCG from Rhizobium bangladeshense includes the following:
- a CDS encoding LysR family transcriptional regulator, which translates into the protein MEIEDLRTFVEVADAGGVTPAAQRLGISKSMVSRRIARLEADLGAQLVARTTRGIALTEEGATFRDYAARISAEIDAARETILPAGELCGRLRVAAPLSFGPTHFAPVLSQMARRHPQLHVYSCYTDRFVDLITEGFDCAIRVGYLSDSNLVARRVGPLYGKFVASPDYIAANGSPETPDELLNHQALMQGTEIWQVTDGDQVLNIRPQGRFKADNGVALLAAALEGLGIARLPNGLTDEHISSGALVEVMPRHAPPPAGIFVVRPPGQHPAKKVRVLTEMLIECFDSGS